From the Bos javanicus breed banteng chromosome 7, ARS-OSU_banteng_1.0, whole genome shotgun sequence genome, the window CTTGGGGTTTCTTGGGCTGTGGCAATATTTTGCTATCCgtgaatttctttttttgctaGGATGCCAAGGGAGTACAATGAGGATGAAGATCCAGCTGCacgaaggagaaaaaagaaaaggtaaaggaaGGTGGAGGCGTGTTGGGTTTTGTGGTAGATGGTATTTGGGGGTAAGGAATAGGGGTTAGTTAGGAGCCAAGAGATTGAGGTTTTCCTTTCTTGTCTTGAGGTTCTCTGCTTTCATAGTGGAGAGGAATGATATTTAGAATGGCAGTTTATTTGGCAGTTTAGGGCTTTGGAGCCACCTTGTGGTGTTTTAATCTCATCTTTACCAGTTCTAGCTGGATATTCTTGGGCATTTTGCTCAGCGTCTCTAATCTTTAATATTCTCAGGGGTAGAATCAAGATAGTGATAATTTTTATTAGGTTGTCCTGAGGATCAACTGTGACAGTCCATGTAAACACTTAGTACCAGTTCCTGGCATATAGTAACCATCCAGTCAATCTTGGTTGCCACCGTCATCATTGTCATTGCTATTATTTATATGACACCAAGCTTCCTGGATCTTGAACtttactttttcctctcttcttgagAAGGACTGGGAAGAAATGACCTATTTTCAGGTGAAATTTGGAAGGCGATAAAAATTCAGGTGACTTTCTGGTTGCCATATGGAAAAGTCTCATACCTGTAGAGACTCAGTGATATAGGGCTGGGTGATAATGAAAGATTCTGAAGTGACAGATGGAGTATACTGAGGTGGCTTTAGAACAGCATATCTGTGAGCTGGAGGAAGCTGTAGCTCTGCTTTTGAGGACTGTCACGAGGTggccagggacttgcctggtggtccagtggctaagactttgccctccccatgcagggggcctgggttcaatccctgatcagggaactagatcccacatgcccaagcgaagatggaagatccctcgtgtcacaactaagatctagtgcagacaaataaatattaaaaacaaaaagaggtgACCAGCAGTTCTGTCAGGACATATATGAGCTTTCAGCATGGAGAGTTGGATGAAGGTATAAAGAAACAGGCAGGAACAGGCTGAGCCTCACACATTTGCCTTCCCTGGTCACAGTTACTATGCCAAACTTCGCCAACAagaaattgagagagagagagaactagcAGAGAAGTACCGGGACCGTGCCAAAGAACGGCGGGATGGCGTGAACAAAGATTATGAGGAAACGGAACTGATCAGCACCACGGCTAACTACAGGGCTGTGGGCCCCACTGCTGAGGCGTGAGTACTGAGTGGGCCAGGGCATGATTTTCAGCATTGCAGAGTCATACAGTGGCAGTATGAATTCTTCACATTTTCCTTGCTCTGGAAAGCCTTTTCCCCATACCAAGCCATTTCAAGAGGCACTTCCTGCCCACAAAggatggttattttttttttctaggcttcatttttcaaattatttattcaaaGTCTAGTTCTTATGTGGTctgtttcattctccagggaCAAATCAGCTGCAGAGAAAAGAAGACAGTTGATCCAGGAGTCTAAATTCTTGGGTGGTGACATGGAACACACCCATTTGGTGAAAGGCTTGGATTTTGCTCTGCTTCAAAAGGTGAGCCTTGGTTGGTAGGTGGAGAGTAATACTGCCATGCTGAATGCTCTTATAAGGGCCTTTTTGGGTGACGAGGGAGGCTGCTCTTAGTTCAAACCATCTAAAAGATCTCACGGTGACCCTTCTGTAGGACTAGTTGCTATTTGTCCTTCAAGTCTCAGCTTCAGTTTTATCTTCTTGGGGAAGCAAACCTTCCCATATCACCTAGGTATGGTTGTCTCCCCACTCCTTACCTCCTACTACCTGCACACTTGTGTagctcttctgttttatttatagcAGTTACCacattttgttgtttaattgtttaatttgtctgcatttctttttataagcCCCATTAAAGCAAGGACTATATTGTTTTCTTTAGTATTGAATTCTTAGTTCCTGGTACAGTGTGGCGTAATGGTGTTGAGTAAAGATATGTAAAGTGAATAAATGGGTAAACCTTAAGTGCTTTCCTGTTAGGTACGAGCTGAAATTGCcagcaaagagaaagaggaggaagaaatgatGGAAAAGCCCCAGAAGGAAACTAAGTAAGTAAGCATCAGGGAGAGCTtgagaatttagaaaggtggGGCCAAACATAGGAACACATTTAGCAAGAatgttctttctgtcttttcaggAAAGATGAGGAtcctgaaaataaaattgaatttaaaacacGTTTGGGTGAGTACAGAATTTCTGCACTAGTGCCTCTGCATTCCAGATGACTTGTAGGGAATTCAGTGCTTGGGCAGGGTAggcttcccttctccctccacctacttttatctctttttttgtcCCCAAACCAGGTAGCTCCCACATACTACTACTCTTAATAGAACTCAGATGTGGacttatttacttaatatatattaCTAATGTCCCCGGTAGTTATTTCGTATATATTACTAATGTCcctgcgcttcccaggtggcgctagtgataaagaacctgcctgccaatgcaggagatccaagagatgcagtttccatccctgggttgggaagatcccctggaggagggtgtggcaacccactgcagtattcttgcctggaaaatcccatggacagaggagcctggcaggctaccgtccatagtatgggtcacaaagagtcagatacgactgaaccgacttagcacacTCGCACGCACTAATGTCCCCTCAGGCTGGATGCTCTCTCAGATTTGGGCTTATCCATTAAGGGAGGTAGCATGGTTGGTGATTAAAAACTCAGAATTTGGAAACCTGCATTTGAATCCTGTGGTGAAATCATGCAAAGCATGTGATTTGGGGTGCAACCAACAGTTTCTCAGCTCCTGCTTGTCCGCTTGCAAAATGGGGTTAATATACCTCATGGGATTATTGGGACAAAGAGAAATAATATGTGTAACATGTCTTATTACATTGGGCATGTAGTAGTGCTATTTTTCCCCATCTTCAGATCTTCATCAGTATTAGTGTAAACTTCATCCTCCTCCGTCACAGGGCCTAATACAGTGCTAGGCACACAGTATTCAGAAGGCAGTGTAAGAAGGGTGGATAAGAGCTCAGACTTTGGAGTTAAATGGCCAGGGTCCCATTCTTTGTTCTGTCTCTTAGTAGCTCTAGGAGTGCAGTAGTCAGATGACTTAAGTGGTAGTAAATCACCTAACTCTCATACTTGGTATTCTTATCAGCTAAAAGTAAATTGCACCTGTTGTAGAAGGTTCTCATTGGcaacttttctgtttctctttttgtagGCCGAAATGTTTACCGCATGCTCTTCAAGAGCAAAGCATATGAGCGGAATGAGCTGTTTCTTCCAGGCCGCATGGCCTATGTGGTAGACCTAGATGATGAGTACGCTGACACAGACATCCCCACTACTCTTATCCGCAGCAAAGCTGATTGCCCCACCATGGAGGTGAGTGACCCAAGTCCCAAGAGCCTGCCATGTGAGCCTCAAACCTGGTAATCAGCCTTGATGTTGCCCTGAGCCTCATCTACCACATTTAATCAAGTCCTGTCCACATTTTAACCTCCCAAATCTCAGTTGAATCCATTGACTTCTCTGTCTCCGCCAGTAACACAGTAACATTCCATTCTTAGCCATCATCTCTTGCTGAAACTATTAAAAGAGGCTCCTAATTAGTTTCCACACTTCCACTCTGTTTCCCTTTCagtattatatttacttttattattattgagatgtaatttacataccatacaattcacccctTTAaattgtacaattcagtggctttaGTATATTTATAGAATATACTGTGAATGTATAACTggcataaaaatcaattttaaaacattctcataaaaacaaaaacattttcatcaccctcaaaaagaaaccctgtactaTATGGCCATTACCACTTCCTGtgtttttccatccttttttctattatttttatacatgacTAGAGTGATCATTCCACAACATGAATTTTGTTTCCTCACGGTTTAGAAGCTTTTGATGATTTCTTACCGTTAGGATAAAAAGCAAAATCTTTATCATGGCCTGTGAGGCCCTGTAACTCTGGCCTTTGCAGTCTGTTTTTACCACGCTTCCCTGTTCTCCAAACATCCTGGCTTTCTTGAATGTACTAGATTCACTTTTGACCCAGGCCTTTGTATGCTGTTTCATCTGTCCAGAATGTCCTTTTATAACACCTCCTCTACCTGTGTTCACCTAGTTAATTTTCACCCATCCTTCAGTTTgttaaagtaaatgaatgaataaatgaagagtcCTGCTTAGTGGGATAACATTCTTCTTGGATTTTTCAGGCCCAGACCACACTGACTACAAATGACATTGTCATCAGCAAGCTCACCCAGATCCTTTCCTACCTGAGGCAGGGTACCCGCAACAAGAAGctcaaaaagaaagataaaggtAACCTGGAGGGTTAGGGAGAGAAACCTTAGCCTTTGAGGGGCATTTGAGGatggaaccaaggtctcctggAGCCTTCTGTTTCCAGAGCATTGGGAGGCTCCTGGGGACCAGAGAAAAATGGGAGCAATGAAGCATTAGGAAGGGGATAGTTACATCTAGGTTCTGTCTGCTTGACCCACCCAGGAAGCAGTGGTCAGTTTTGAGGCATGGGGAGGGGAAGTAGGGATAGCTTTTGTTGtcccatcttttaaaaagaagatgtaTAAAAGGGTATTGAGAGCTGGGGAGCATGGTGAGGCTGGGTGGAAATTAACTCAGGAGTGCTTTCATTACTCTCCTTATGTTACAGGgaaaatggaagagaagaaaCCCCCGGAAGCTGACATGAAGTATGTATCCTAGCCCCCACTCCTGATCTGAGGGAAGAAGGTCTTCTGGGTTTCCTGTCTTTGGCATTTGGGGGAGGCCTTGGTGtgagaatctggaaaaatggttgGGGGAGATGGAAATATGTGTGTCTTTGTCAGCTTGGGATCTCTGTTTTCCTAGTATATTTGAAGATATTGGGGATTATGTGCCCTCCACAACCAAGACTCCTCGAGACAAGGAGCGGGAGAGATACCGGGAACGGGAGCGTGAtcgggagagagacagagaccgtGACAGAGAACGGGAGCGAGAACGAGACCGAGAGCGGGAGCGGGACCGAGAAcgagaagaagagaagaagaggCACAGCTACTTTGAGAAGCCAAAAGTGGACGATGAGGTGAGTGGGAGTCCCGGGCACCAGGTGGAGGGGCTGCCCATCTTTGTGGCTGCCCAACCAGGTATAGAACCCCCGTGAGTTATATAGGTGCCTCATGGCTCCATAGCAGCAACTGGGTCAACTAATCTGTTCTGGAAATGTGGGCAAGGGGTGGGGTAGCAAATTGTTTCAAACTTGGGGGAGAGATGAGTGGGCATCCTTTTTGGTGACACTCActtcagtttctgttttctttccagcCCATGGATGTTGACAAAGGTGAGTTGTACGTGGGGCATCTTGCATTGGCTCTGGCAGTGCTACTTTGTTCTGGACTGAGAGTCTGACTCAGATTTCAGAGCTGCCAAGGGTGGGACCGGGGAACTTCCTATTCTGGGTTCTCGAAAGATCCATGCCTTGCTTTATGGGGTAGATAGAAGATAAGTGTGGAATTCAGTCTTCCTGCACAATGGTAGGCCATATTTGTTTGATGTAATTCTCCCAGCTGTGGGGTTCTGAGGATGTGAGGCAGGTTGAGCGAAGGATATTCTGGGCACACGACTGCATCTCAAGCAGAGTAGCTCATTTTGAGTTGAAATGTGATTAAAACTTCTTTAGTTAAAGAATtctgttgcttaaaaaaaatgttcttacaAAAAGCACAGGTGGGAAGTGTGTTGTAGGGAAGAGGTTGTAAATTCCTTATTTAAAAGTCTGAACAGAGTTCTCTTCTGCGCAGGACCCGGATCTGCCAAGGAGTTGATCAAGTCTATCAATGAAAAGTTTGCTGGATCTGCCGGCTGGGAAGGCACTGAATCATATCCTTTATTTCAGTGTGTTCGTGGGTTCTAGCAAACTGTTCTCTTTTCATTCCAACTCCACCTGCTTCCCCATaaccaccacccctccccaccccccacatgtCTTGCTCTTATCATTTCGTGCTGGATTTTGACAAGGATGAAGTCATGATTTCCCCTTTTTCAAAGGACCCATTCACGTTCTAGCCCTCTTCTTAAGAGTTTTCATGTTGAGGCTTCTAGCCCTTCCTGCTTGAAGTTTTTCTGCTGTtggtagaattattttctttaatgtagCATATGCTGAAGAAGCCAGAGGACAAGAAGCAGCTGGGAGATTTCTTTGGCATGTCCAATAGCTATGCTGAGTGCTATCCAGCCACGTACgtgagacttttttttcttttaataataatcGTCAcatagctttttatttatttttaattaattttatttttggctatgctgggtcttttctGCTGTGTGCGGGTCTTTTCTAGTTGTgatgagcgggggctactctctagttgcagtggcgTTGCCtgttgtggagctcaggctcaatagttgggaCACGCAGACTTAGTtgcagatcagggattgaacctgttcccCTGCACTGGTGGGTAGATTCCTaagcactggactaccagggcagTCCTGAGACTCTATTGAAGAAGGTGGACTGGGATGATTGGAGAACAAGGTTGGGAGTAGTAGCAGTGAGGTGGAAATCTGACTTGCTGGAACCCAGGGGTACTTCTTACTGGATAAAGTATTCTGTTAGGCTCTGTGTGGGAGGCCTAGGAGGGATGGCTATTCCTAGGCATATAGTCTCTTAGTAGGTAGGTTTCTGAATGAAGCATAGGagtctggaattccatcatctcttttaaactgttgcttctttttagGATGGATGACATGGCTGTGGACAGTGATGAGGAGGTGGATTATAGCAAAATGGACCAGGTGTGGAGCTGGAAGAATGGGTGGAGGCAGTTACTGTTTCACACATATCCCGTTTCCTCCTCCCAAAAGATCTGTCATTTCCTGAGGCTCATCTTCCGTTAGCTGGAGTAGCAGGAGCAGTGGCATTGTGGGTCTTGGGCAGTTTAACTGTTTTAAAGCGTCACCACAAAGCCAAATGAGATAGGGCCAAgaatatgtttctttttattttctataaagtgCCAGGCTTTGACTTCTGTCTTAGGCAGTAAGCAGGCCTTTAGTGCACATGTAGAAAAGGGCAGAAGGAATTTCAGTTTTTAGAAAATAACtggcaggagaaaaaggaaaataacttgaGTTTTATTATAGCCAGGATTGATATTTTCCTCTaagctttaaacaaacaaaagcaccAAACACCAATAAGGGTGAAGACGTGTAATCTTTTTCCTTGTTCTCTCTGTACTTTTATGCTTAACAGCATGGTTTAATTCTGTTTTGGAGCCTTGCTTAACCCTGGCTCTGCCAGGTATTAGTGTTGTCACCATGTCAAATTATGTTACTGcttatttttcagtttccttattagGAAAATGGAGAGAACTCTAAGTTCTCTCAGAAGAGTTTCTGAGAGAATTAAATAATGTACATGTTAAGTGTGCAGAATAATGCCTGGCCCATAGGAGTGAGtgaagtgatagtcgctcagttgtgcaactctttgtgaccccatggactatacagtccatggaattctccaggccagaatactagagtaggtagcctttcccttctgcattggatcttcccaacccatagtAAGTACATAGTAAACACTTATTATTGTTTATTAAGGTAGGATTTATTAATGATAAAACCTGGGATTATGGGAGAGCCTGGGCTTTAATCAAGGGCTAAAATTTCATTTCCACTGACAActcttccttccctgccccccccccccccattctgTCCTGCAACAGGGTAACAAGAAAGGTCCTTTAGGCCGCTGGGACTTTGACACCCAGGAGGAATATAGCGAGTATATGAACAACAAGGAGGCTTTGCCCAAGTGAGTCTTGGTACTAAATACAGCCAAGAGTGAGGAGAGGGATGGGGGGTGGTTAGAGGGCGAAGTCTGGCTGAAACATTACGAAATCAGTTCTCTGCTCATAGGTCCTCTGGGAACACCTTGCTACTTCTCTGTAACCTCTGATGCCTCCTTCCCTCAACtcccctttttttcccttcagagcTGCATTCCAATATGGCATCAAGATGTCTGAAGGGCGGAAAACCAGGCGCTTCAAGGAAACCAATGACAAAGCAGAGCTTGATCGCCAGTGGAAAAAGATTAGTGCGGTAAGTGGGACTGTTTCTGGGTTGGAGGGCCTTAGCTGGGAAGACATACTTGCCCACAGATTCAGGAACCACTCAAGGGATTGGAGAGCCATGAAGTAGGAGAGAGGTCAGCCTTGGGTTTCAGGTGAGCTTAGAATGGCAGTCTGTCAACTATAACTGTTGTTCTTGCAGATCattgagaagaggaagaagatggaaGCTGATGGGTGAGCAGCATTATTTTTCCTCTGTGGGACTGGTGAGAATTGCTTAGTATATTGATCTTATGTTCATTTCTCCTTCTATTGCAGAGTTGAAGTGAAAAGACCAAAATACTAAAATCTCTGGTTCCAATTCCAAGAATAATCTCCACAAGGATTTACTCCCCACTGCTTGCTTTATACAATTccaaaaaaaagttgaaagatttttgtgtgtgtgtgaatgtatataAATTTCATTGTATAATGT encodes:
- the IK gene encoding protein Red; the protein is MPERDSEPFSNPLAPDGHDVDDPHSFHQSKLTNEDFRKLLMTPRAAPTSAPPSKSRHHEMPREYNEDEDPAARRRKKKSYYAKLRQQEIERERELAEKYRDRAKERRDGVNKDYEETELISTTANYRAVGPTAEADKSAAEKRRQLIQESKFLGGDMEHTHLVKGLDFALLQKVRAEIASKEKEEEEMMEKPQKETKKDEDPENKIEFKTRLGRNVYRMLFKSKAYERNELFLPGRMAYVVDLDDEYADTDIPTTLIRSKADCPTMEAQTTLTTNDIVISKLTQILSYLRQGTRNKKLKKKDKGKMEEKKPPEADMNIFEDIGDYVPSTTKTPRDKERERYRERERDRERDRDRDRERERERDRERERDREREEEKKRHSYFEKPKVDDEPMDVDKGPGSAKELIKSINEKFAGSAGWEGTESLKKPEDKKQLGDFFGMSNSYAECYPATMDDMAVDSDEEVDYSKMDQGNKKGPLGRWDFDTQEEYSEYMNNKEALPKAAFQYGIKMSEGRKTRRFKETNDKAELDRQWKKISAIIEKRKKMEADGVEVKRPKY